From the genome of Spinacia oleracea cultivar Varoflay chromosome 2, BTI_SOV_V1, whole genome shotgun sequence, one region includes:
- the LOC130467455 gene encoding uncharacterized protein — translation MSIHSYWAQVFVLPKHVLHTVESICRAFLWQGTYFSSKPGYVAWGRVCSAKKEGGLGIRNVQIWNIAALGKYVWAIAKKQDSLWVRWVNAIYIKGGNWWEYQPRADSVKKVYQQLLQHTQHVSWCSAVWNRSSILKTRVICWLMLQGRLQTRTRLCKFGVCDTTSCLFCDSHEETHVHLFFDCLYSRKCLLEVKQWLGIPVNIVRYMALMRWIHWKSRGCKFQKHVMYAAINATVYTIWRARNEVLWNQKLPTVTHTVRFVQQSVIDRMQQLGIPRISSRVQDWWQSKMLV, via the exons ATGAGCATTCACTCTTACTGGGCTCAGGTGTTTGTGTTGCCTAAACATGTGTTACACACAGTGGAGTCAATCTGTAGAGCCTTTCTATGGCAAGGTAcctattttagctctaaaccaGGATATGTAGCTTGGGGAAGAGTGTGTTCTGCGAAGAAAGAAGGGGGGTTAGGGATCAGAAATGTTCAGATATGGAATATTGCTGCACTGGGGAAGTATGTCTGGGCTATTGCTAAAAAACAGGATTCCTTGTGGGTGAGATGGGTGAATGCCATCTATATTAAAGGGGGGAATTGGTGGGAGTATCAGCCAAGGGCTGATAGTG TAAAAAAGGTCTATCAGCAATTACTTCAGCACACTCAGCATGTATCTTGGTGTAGTGCAGTCTGGAATAGATCATCTATTCTAAAAACCAGAGTCATTTGCTGGTTGATGTTACAAGGTAGACTTCAGACAAGAACCAGATTGTGTAAGTTTGGGGTGTGTGATACTACAAGTTGCCTTTTCTGTGACAGTCATGAGGAGACTCATGTGCATCTGTTTTTTGACTGTCTATACAGTAGGAAGTGTCTTTTGGAGGTTAAGCAATGGCTGGGAATACCAGTGAACATTGTTAGATATATGGCTTTGATGAGATGGATACACTGGAAGAGTAGAGGATGCAAATTTCAGAAGCATGTCATGTATGCTGCTATTAATGCAACAGTTTACACAATATGGAGAGCTAGAAATGAGGTTCTTTGGAACCAAAAGCTTCCTACTGTGACTCATACAGTTAGATTTGTACAGCAAAGTGTAATAGATAGAATGCAGCAATTAGGGATTCCCAGAATCAGTAGTAGAGTCCAGGATTGGTGGCAGAGTAAAATGCTTGTATAG